Part of the Vibrio ishigakensis genome, TGACCCAAGAGAAATACGCCCTTGGTTTGTTGGCGGAAAAACTGGATGCGGTCAGCCCGCTTGCAACCATGATGCGTGGCTACTCCATCAGCTCGGTAGGTAAAAAGGTGGTCACACAGGCGAGTGAGGTGAAGGTAGAAGATACCCTGACCACTCGATTTGCCGACGGCCAGGTTACCTCAAAGGTTATCTCTGTAGATTAAGCCTTTTGAAACTCGAAGCGAGCTCGAGATTTAGACTTGAGCTCGTTACAACTATGGCAGAAATAACTCGCCGAACCGCAGGCTTGTAGTTTTTCCATCTCCGCATCGCAGTCTGGACAAAAGCCGATCTTTTTATAGTGCTGATCGCACTTGGCGCAATAATATTGACCATCCCATCCTAGGTCGCTATCACAGCTTGGGCATTTATTCTCGTTCAAGCTAAACTCCTCAAATCGTATCGAAAGCCTTGATATCTCTTGTCTTGATATGGGGTTTGTCACTAAAAATCTCAATATCTCTGATTTGAACTGTAAGAGCTCCATTAAGTGATCTTTCGCAGATCTTCTCCTTTGTGTTCCGTGATCAGCGATCTACCCTAAAAAGAACATTTATATAACCACATACCGAAAGCATAAGTTACATGTGCTGTCTTTGGATTTTATACAGACGAAAACTCTTAAAGTAAATACAATGGTGGAATTTACAGGATTTTATAAAACGATCTCTTTTTCACCTAAATCGAAATACAGGCTCATGTAAAACAACTCATGCTTCCATATTTGTATGTTTTCGGGCACAAAAAAACCGCGTTTCCGCGGTTTTCTTCATTATTTCTTGCTTCTACCTTTCAGCATCTGGTCAAGGCGCTTCTTACGACGCTCTTGTGAGATAGTCAGCTTGTTTGACTTACCCTCAAATGGGTTCTCACTGTTCTGGAACTGGATACGGATCGGCGTGCCCATAATCTCCAGTGAACGACGGTAGTAGTTCATCAGGTAGCGCTTGTAAGAATCTGGTAGGTCATTCACCTGGTTACCGTGGATAACCACTAGCGGTGGGTTATAGCCACCTGCGTGTGCGTACTTCAGTTTCACACGGCGACCACGTACTAGTGGCGGCTGGTGATCATCGGTAGCCATCTTCATGATACGGGTTAGTACTGATGTACCTACACGTGTGGTTGCTGACTTATACGCCTCTTGTACCGATTCGAACAAGTGACCAACACCCGTACCATGCAGTGCAGAGATAAAGTGGATGCGCGCAAAATCAACGAATCCAAGACGACGGTCTAGCTCTTTCTTAACGTGCTCTTTCACGTCCATATCTAGACCATCCCACTTGTTTACCGCGATCACGATAGAGCGACCTGAGTTGAGGGCAAAACCTAGTAGGCTCAAGTCTTGATCTGAGATGTTCTCACGAGCATCAATAACCAGAAGAACCACGTTAGCATCTTCTACTGCTTTTAGGGTTTTAACCACAGAAAACTTTTCTACGGTTTCATTGATACGCTTACGACGGCGTACACCAGCAGTGTCGATCAGAACGTATTCGCGACCATCACGCTCCATTGGGATATAGATAGAGTCACGAGTGGTACCCGGCATATCGTAAACCACCACGCGCTCTTCACCGAGAATACGGTTAGTCAGGGTTGATTTACCTACGTTTGGACGACCAATGATAGCCAGCTTGATCGGCTGATCTTGCAGACGCTTGAACTCGTTTTCCGCTTCTTCTTCGGTGTATTCAAGCTTCTCTTCTGGCGCATCTTCGATGCCAGTAAGGTCTTCAATCTCACCTTGCTCTGCAAGCAGTTCTTCGGCAAATGGGTTTAAAGCACGGTCGATCAATGCACCTACACCACGGCCATGTGCTGCCGCAATCTGGTACATGTTTTCAACACCAAGTTGCCAGAATTCAGCACTTGCTGCATCTGCATCGATACCATCCACCTTGTTTACCACAAGCATGGCTGGTTTTTCGATCTTACGTAGGTGTTGAGCGATAGCTTCGTCCGCTACGGTAAGGCCAGCTCGGCCATCAACCATAAATAGAACCACATCAGCTTCATCGATCGCAGCCAGAGACTGCTCAGCCATCTTGGTCTCAACACCTTCTTCGGTACCATCGATACCGCCGGTGTCGATCACGATAAACTCATGCTCGCCAAGTTTAGCCTGACCATATTTTCTATCGCGCGTTAGACCTGGGAAGTCCGCAACCAAGGCATCGCGGGTGCGAGTTAATCGGTTGAATAGCGTAGATTTACCTACATTCGGACGCCCTACGAGCGCAACAACTGGAATCATAACGACCTCAAAAACTGAAACTGTTCTATTTTATAAACAACAAAAGGCTCTTGACTGTCACCAGCCAAGAGCCGAACGTGAATCATATCACAGATCTTAGTTGATCTTTAACTTCTTAACACTGCCATTTCGAGTGACAATTAAAAATCCGTCATCAAGCTCGATAGGTGCCACGGCAAAACCGCTGTCGTGTTCTTGCTGCTGAGCAATGAAATCACCACTGCGACGATCTAGCCAATGTAGATAACCTTCGCTATCACCAACGACTAGCTTGCCATCAATGACTGCAGGTGGCGTTAGCAAACGGTATTCAAGCTCACGGTTCTCCCAAAGCTCGGTACCACTGCGTGCATCTACAGCAACAATGTAGTCTTTATCTGTGATTAGGTAGATATTACGGCCATCGGTGGCCATATCTTGCGCAGATGAGTAGTTACGCTTCCACGCTGGCGCACCAGAGCGAAGATCGATAGCTACAAGTTGACCATTGATACCAACGGTATACAGCATGCCACCGATGATCAGAGGTTTAGCATCTGAATCAACAAGACGGTCGATCTCAGTCGCACCTTTAGGTGTACCTACAGGTTGCTGCCAGATCATCTGGCCACGCTCAACGATAGCGGCTGCAAGGCGACCATTTGCGGTGCCCCAGAATACACCACCAGATAAAGCAACTGGAGAGCTAGTGCCTCGTAGAGTAAGAGTTGGCACCTCAGTACTTACGGTCCATGCTTCGTTGCCTGTCTCTTCATCTAGGGCAACAAGCGCACCGCGAGATGTGTGTACTAGCACTAGGTTGGAGTCGGTTTCCGGTACAGATAGAACCTCGCCATCTACCTTAACGCGCCACTTCTCTTCACCCGTTTCGGCATCTAGAGAGATCATCTCGCCGTTTTCACTACCGATAAACAGCTGACCGTAAGACGCATTGATGCCACCAGATAGGCGAGCAGGTACATCTTTTTCAAGATCCACAGACCAGATTTCTTTACCTGACTCAGGGTCTAGTGCTGCAACCTCACCGTCACGGCTTGCTACAAATACCTTGTCATACGCAAAAGTAGGAGTGAGTTTAGAATAGTACTGGCCAACGCCATCACCGACAGAGGTGGACCATTCCTGAGTGGGTGTGAATTCACTTTGCACTACAGGAACCGGAGCCATCACGATAGTATCTTCTTCGCTAGCACAACCCACGATACCTAGCGCAATACTCGCAATTAACGCGCGTCCTAGCCACTTTCTGTTTGCCATCTACTAAACCTTACTTCGCTAGGTCATCAAGCTTAAGTTGCAGCGTTTGGCTCGCATCTGCTGCCTGCTGTGCTTCGGTATACGCTGTGTAAGCGCCTTCTTTGTCACCGTTGCGCAGTAGAAGGTCACCTTTCAGCTCAGCCATGCGACCTTCCCAACCTTCAGCTTTCGCCGCTTCTAGGTCAGCAAGTGCGCCATCAATGTCGCCCATTTCCGCTTTCACGCGTACCGCGCGAATAGCTAGAACTGGTGCAATCGCAGTATCTTTAGTATTTGCTTTCGCCCACTCTAGCTGTTTCAATGCTTCTGCATAGTTGGCTTCAGCTACTTGAACCTGAGCTAGTTGCATTGCAGCCAGAACCGCGTATTCACGATCAGAGTTGCTATCGATAAAGCTTTGTACTTGATCGGCTGCAGCAACACCTTGAGTTTGAAGTGTTTGAACTGCCGAGTTATAAGCAACTGATGCTGCTTCTTGGCCTTCAACCACAGAATCTTGATAGTAGCGCCAGCCAAATAGGCCGCCTAGGCCAATTACTGCGCCCAAAATTACGGCTTTACCGTTCTCTTGCCACCAATCCTTAATGGCTTCAACTTGTTGTTCTTCGCTATCGTACAGTTCCACGACAGATCCTCTTTATAGTAATTTTTGTAATTGAGACACAAGCTCGTCTTGTGCAACCGTAGATTGCTCGCCACCTTTAAGGTCTTTCACAACTACGTTGTTTTGCTCAACTTCGTTCTCGCCAAGCACTAATGCTACGTGAGCACCCACTTTATCTGCACGCTTAAACTGTTTCTTAAAGTTACCGCCACCGAAGTGGTTCATTACACGTAGCTCTGGAAGTTGTTCACGTAGAGATTCAGCCAGCTTCATACCTGCCATTAGCGTGCCCTCACCGGCCGTAACAACATAGACATCAACCGCTGGACGAACATCATCAAGCTCTAAGGTTTCAAGCATAAGCACTAGACGCTCTAGGCCCATTGCAAAACCAACTGCATTCGTTGGCTTACCACCAAGCTGCTCAACTAGACCATCGTAGCGACCACCGCCACAAACAGTACCTTGTGAGCCAAGGCTCTCGGTGATCCACTCAAATACAGTGCGGTTGTAGTAGTCCAAACCACGTACTAGACGCTCATTAACTTGGTATTCGATTCCAGCAGCGTCAAGAAGTTCACACAAACCTGCAAAGTGCGCTTTAGATTCTTCATCTAGGTAGTCAGATAGACGTGGTGCATCACCTAGGATGGCTTGTACATCTGGGTTCTTGGTATCAAGAACGCGCAGTGGGTTGGTGTGCATACGACGCTTGCAGTCTTCATCTAGGATATCGATGTGCTGCTCTAGGAACTCGATTAGCGCTACGCGGTAGTTGGCACGAGCTTCAAGAGAACCGATAGAGTTAAGCTCAAGGCGAACGTGCTTATCGATGCCGAGCTCACGCCATAGACGCGCAGTCATCATAATAAGTTCAGCATCCACATCAGGACCGTCGATACCGAACACCTCTACACCGCATTGGTGGAACTGACGGTAACGACCTTTCTGAGGACGCTCGTGACGGAACATTGGGCCCATGTACCATAGGCGCTGTTCTTGGTTGTAAAGCAGACCATTTTGAATACCCGCACGAACACAACCTGCAGTACCTTCTGGACGAAGAGTCAGGCTGTCACCGTTACGGTCTTCAAAGGTGTACATCTCTTTTTCAACTACGTCGGTCACTTCACCGATAGCGCGACTGAACAGGTTCGTCATCTCAACGATAGGCATACGTACTTCACTATAGCCGTATGCGCTTACAACACGTTTAACCGTAGATTCCACCTTCTGCCAAAGTGGAGACTGAGTTGGGAGGCAGTCGTTCATGCCTCGGATTGCTTGAATAGTTTTAGCCACTATAAATTACCGTATCGAGTCAGAGCTTATGCTCTGAGACTATTATTCTTGAATATCGTTGATGTCGATTCGCTGTGCAGGATCCAACTGACTCGCTTTAGCGCGAATCTTAGCTTCCAGTTGGTCAATCATCTGCTCGTTGTCGAATCGCTCTTTTTGACGCTTACCGTCAAGGTAGAAGGCACTCTTTTTATTACCACCAGCAACGCCCATATGTGAGACTTCCGCTTCACCTGGTCCGTTTACTACACAACCGATGATAGACACATCCATAGGGGTGATGATGTCTTCAAGACGCTCTTCTAGTGCGTTAACCGTGCCGATCACGTCAAACTCCTGACGTGAGCAGGTTGGGCATGCAATAAAATTGATGCCACGAGAGCGAATACGCAGAGATTTCAGGATATCGAAACCTACCTTTACCTCTTCCACTGGGTTTGCCGCTAGTGAAATACGTAGTGTATCGCCGATACCTTCAGCGAGAAGCATGCCTAAGCCTACCGACGACTTCACTGCACCCGCGCGAGCACCGCCCGCTTCAGTAATGCCAAGGTGTAGAGGTTGGTCGATCTTGTTTGCTAGTAAGCGATATGAATCCACTGCAAGGAATACATCTGACGCTTTCACGCTTACCTTGAACTGGTCAAAGTTAAGACGGTCTAGGATATCTACGTGACGCATCGCTGACTCAACCAGAGCAGCCGCCGTTGGCTCACCGTATTTCTCTTGGATATCTTTCTCAAGAGAACCACCGTTAACACCGATACGGATCGGAATGTTCTTGTCACGAGCACAATCAACCACTGCGCGGATTCGGTCTTCTTTACCGATATTACCTGGGTTGATACGCAGACAGTCCACACCGTATTCCGCCACTTTTAACGCGATGCGGTAATCAAAGTGGATGTCAGCAACAAGCGGTACATTCACCTGCTGTTTGATCTGCTTGAACGCTTCAGCGGCGTCCATGGTAGGTACAGATACACGAACAATGTCCGCACCAACCTTCTCAAGCGCGCGGATCTGAGCCACGGTTGCGTCAACATCCGTGGTACGGGTATTTGTCATTGACTGAACAGCGATCGGCGCACCATCGCCGACCGGAACATCACCAACGTAGATACGCGTCGAAGGACGACGCTTAATAGGAGATTCCTGATGCATAATTACTCTGCAGTGAAACGTGCAACTTTGCCCGCAGTATACCCAGAAAGGTCGAAGGGTTCACCCGAAATTGACAGAGAAGCGGCCTCTGGAGCACCAACTACGAACTTAAATGGCCCCTGGCCTTCAAGTTCTAGAGTTTGACCTGCTTTCATAACCCCGGTAGATAGGGTTTTGCCATTCACATCTTGGATTTGAATCCAGCAATCAGCGCTAAAGCTCATCGAGATTGCAGGCGGGACTTCTGCTGGAAGCTGTACTGGTGTCTCGGCTACTTGAGGCTCTTGTTCCATTACTTCCGGTTCAATTGCAGGCTCTTGGTTTGCAACCTCAGCGCCTGAAGCCACAGATTCTAGTTCAGAGACAACTGCGTTTGATGCTTCTACGGCTTCTTGTTGGTCTAGTAACTCAGCTTGTTCAGCTAATTCTGGTTCTATACTGGCAGGGTCAAACTCTTCAACCTGAGGAGCCACTTCTACTACAACGGTATCCACGTTTTGCTCGTTCTGATACCACCACACAGCAGAGATACCCACGATAACCACAAAGATGCCCCAAGTGAGCTTCATGATA contains:
- a CDS encoding zinc ribbon domain-containing protein, whose protein sequence is MNENKCPSCDSDLGWDGQYYCAKCDQHYKKIGFCPDCDAEMEKLQACGSASYFCHSCNELKSKSRARFEFQKA
- the der gene encoding ribosome biogenesis GTPase Der, yielding MIPVVALVGRPNVGKSTLFNRLTRTRDALVADFPGLTRDRKYGQAKLGEHEFIVIDTGGIDGTEEGVETKMAEQSLAAIDEADVVLFMVDGRAGLTVADEAIAQHLRKIEKPAMLVVNKVDGIDADAASAEFWQLGVENMYQIAAAHGRGVGALIDRALNPFAEELLAEQGEIEDLTGIEDAPEEKLEYTEEEAENEFKRLQDQPIKLAIIGRPNVGKSTLTNRILGEERVVVYDMPGTTRDSIYIPMERDGREYVLIDTAGVRRRKRINETVEKFSVVKTLKAVEDANVVLLVIDARENISDQDLSLLGFALNSGRSIVIAVNKWDGLDMDVKEHVKKELDRRLGFVDFARIHFISALHGTGVGHLFESVQEAYKSATTRVGTSVLTRIMKMATDDHQPPLVRGRRVKLKYAHAGGYNPPLVVIHGNQVNDLPDSYKRYLMNYYRRSLEIMGTPIRIQFQNSENPFEGKSNKLTISQERRKKRLDQMLKGRSKK
- the bamB gene encoding outer membrane protein assembly factor BamB; translation: MANRKWLGRALIASIALGIVGCASEEDTIVMAPVPVVQSEFTPTQEWSTSVGDGVGQYYSKLTPTFAYDKVFVASRDGEVAALDPESGKEIWSVDLEKDVPARLSGGINASYGQLFIGSENGEMISLDAETGEEKWRVKVDGEVLSVPETDSNLVLVHTSRGALVALDEETGNEAWTVSTEVPTLTLRGTSSPVALSGGVFWGTANGRLAAAIVERGQMIWQQPVGTPKGATEIDRLVDSDAKPLIIGGMLYTVGINGQLVAIDLRSGAPAWKRNYSSAQDMATDGRNIYLITDKDYIVAVDARSGTELWENRELEYRLLTPPAVIDGKLVVGDSEGYLHWLDRRSGDFIAQQQEHDSGFAVAPIELDDGFLIVTRNGSVKKLKIN
- a CDS encoding YfgM family protein translates to MELYDSEEQQVEAIKDWWQENGKAVILGAVIGLGGLFGWRYYQDSVVEGQEAASVAYNSAVQTLQTQGVAAADQVQSFIDSNSDREYAVLAAMQLAQVQVAEANYAEALKQLEWAKANTKDTAIAPVLAIRAVRVKAEMGDIDGALADLEAAKAEGWEGRMAELKGDLLLRNGDKEGAYTAYTEAQQAADASQTLQLKLDDLAK
- the hisS gene encoding histidine--tRNA ligase, with the translated sequence MAKTIQAIRGMNDCLPTQSPLWQKVESTVKRVVSAYGYSEVRMPIVEMTNLFSRAIGEVTDVVEKEMYTFEDRNGDSLTLRPEGTAGCVRAGIQNGLLYNQEQRLWYMGPMFRHERPQKGRYRQFHQCGVEVFGIDGPDVDAELIMMTARLWRELGIDKHVRLELNSIGSLEARANYRVALIEFLEQHIDILDEDCKRRMHTNPLRVLDTKNPDVQAILGDAPRLSDYLDEESKAHFAGLCELLDAAGIEYQVNERLVRGLDYYNRTVFEWITESLGSQGTVCGGGRYDGLVEQLGGKPTNAVGFAMGLERLVLMLETLELDDVRPAVDVYVVTAGEGTLMAGMKLAESLREQLPELRVMNHFGGGNFKKQFKRADKVGAHVALVLGENEVEQNNVVVKDLKGGEQSTVAQDELVSQLQKLL
- the ispG gene encoding flavodoxin-dependent (E)-4-hydroxy-3-methylbut-2-enyl-diphosphate synthase produces the protein MHQESPIKRRPSTRIYVGDVPVGDGAPIAVQSMTNTRTTDVDATVAQIRALEKVGADIVRVSVPTMDAAEAFKQIKQQVNVPLVADIHFDYRIALKVAEYGVDCLRINPGNIGKEDRIRAVVDCARDKNIPIRIGVNGGSLEKDIQEKYGEPTAAALVESAMRHVDILDRLNFDQFKVSVKASDVFLAVDSYRLLANKIDQPLHLGITEAGGARAGAVKSSVGLGMLLAEGIGDTLRISLAANPVEEVKVGFDILKSLRIRSRGINFIACPTCSRQEFDVIGTVNALEERLEDIITPMDVSIIGCVVNGPGEAEVSHMGVAGGNKKSAFYLDGKRQKERFDNEQMIDQLEAKIRAKASQLDPAQRIDINDIQE
- a CDS encoding RodZ domain-containing protein; its protein translation is MSTDSTNTDTASTSENPTPMLGEMLRVKRESLGLSVREVADRLRLRVAIIESIEANDFQIGQVHTFTRGYIRSYAKLVGVDEKSVLDAFDSLGVGKSAEQDMQSFSQGTQKKKHDNNIMKLTWGIFVVIVGISAVWWYQNEQNVDTVVVEVAPQVEEFDPASIEPELAEQAELLDQQEAVEASNAVVSELESVASGAEVANQEPAIEPEVMEQEPQVAETPVQLPAEVPPAISMSFSADCWIQIQDVNGKTLSTGVMKAGQTLELEGQGPFKFVVGAPEAASLSISGEPFDLSGYTAGKVARFTAE